CAAAAGCTAAAAATGAACTACACCATGGTCACAAGACTTCGCGTCGCCATCATTAAGCTTCAACACctctttcagtttttattttccaTGAAAGCTTGAGTTAGAATAGTTTGGAAGAGTGTGATTATAAACACAACGAGGCTGTGAAAGTGACTAGTGAGTAGAGATGAGTTTACCTGTTCGGCTGATGACATTTCATGATAACAATCTGTAGTATTTAGatacttgttagcaaccgcctttttcaagacaagtaaaagcttaaaaaattacattaatttatttcatgtcatagaataaaacatgagaatatcttgagcttgtgttcaccACAGATCTTATTtcaatcatttaaataaaaacccattaaaaaaactcATTGACTTCAGGATGATGGAAttggaagtgctaaaatgcaacTCATTTGtgggttttggcctacaaaaatacatcatcccTAAAGCACTCTATTCACTTGTGTGTAGTGTAACTCTACTAGTAGAACAGTAACTTCTTAATGGCAAACTTGTGACCTTATATGGTaccttaaaggtgaagtgtgtaatgcCTGTGCCACTAGAGTCATCAAGTGAAATGACTGTTTTCTCAAACACTCCCAAAAAAAGTCCCAGATCCAAAATTGTGCAGTTGTTTGCACAAGGAAATGTTTTGAAAGTGGCATTTCAACATATAAGTTAACTATCTGTCTTTGCTCATTAAGCTAGGAGGcgacacacttcacctttaaagagCAAAATCTTTTGGGAAAGAATGTCTTTAAGATGGTTTATGGTTTACTCTGACCGGTTACTAGACCAACACAGAATCTTCCAACCCAATCTCAtgagaaaacatattttataaagGGAATGACTTCAAATTAATTCATACGATGCGATTAGTAtgaaaactttattattttataagaaaaattAAGCATGAAGGTCAAACCCTGGTCGTACAAAGATTAGTCACCAATTCTGCAGATTGTAATAAATAGTTACAAATTTCCATGAGATTGTGTTGGAATCTGTACTGACTGGGGGGAAATTCTGTACTTGAATATACATAATGAAATAATAGCACATTCACATCAGTATCTTAGAGAAGGCTCAAATCAgccaaaatattacatattttcatGAACTGTAATGAACGAGTTCAAATTCTGTGGAATTCTGCAGCCAGGCATTCCATGCAGGTCTACTTATTGCCAATATCCGCTAATGCAAATGAAAGAAACACCCTATTGAACAGGGAAAAAGTTGACTTTTAAACAGCCATGTGAGGCAAATATCAGCCACCACTCATTTGCATTCTACTATTTCAGGTTTaggttcaaaataccccatatgtGATCTCCAGAATTAAGTTATCTCAAGATTTTCCCTGTATGTCAAAGGATGTGTTCTGATGTTTCAAGAAAGATAATTCCTTTGGAACTTCATGAAAATTAAGAGGATGTTAAAAGATTTCATTATGTATCAAACATGTTTACCTTACATAAGATAAACAACACAAGCATTATTATCAAATGTTTCTTTAAGTTGCAATAATGTTAAACACGTCTTGTGCAAAGTGTTTGCTTTGGCTTTTGCCTtttttggtttgatattttagTCACATTACTTCCTCGTACTACGAAAAGGAAATGACATTCCTATGGATTGAGATAAAGAAATAAACAATGATCACATGGTTTACAAGGAGTTGTTTTGCATTTTCATAATACACTTTTTGTTACTTGCGAACTTCCTTCTTCCTTGTAGATGTAGGTAGATAAATATATAGTCAGTAAGGGAGGGAAAGAAACCAAAAGCCAAATTTGACATTGAATGGTGACATTTACATGGATTAACCACTCAAATCAAACAAACTGTCTTGCTCTACATCATTTTTGTATATCTTTACAtataaataagtcattatatGTTAAGTTGTCCATATGTCACAACATATGTGCTCCACAATCTCTCACTGTTTTTAGCAGTAAATGCAAATTAGCAAAAGTTTTGTCCCACAGATATGCAGGTGGGTCATTTAACATCAGGCAAACAGAGATAATTATTTGATATCagcatataataataaaaagtaacaaacAGCACAAAACTTTGTTGAATTTAAAGCTGTGAAAAAGTAATGGATTAAATGTATAGCTCCAGTACATACTTAAGATGCCTGTTAAAGGTTTGCCATCAATCACAATTAAAATACAACAGAAACTATTTGACAGAAACATTTGGTTGCGTGACAACATCAGGCTTTCCCAGCTTGTCAATACACAGTTAACATGAAATACTCATGTCTGTGGTATAACTATTAATAACCACCTTGCTAATTCTTTTTCAGTTATTGTACGTACAACTTTTTTTGGAGCTAGCACCTATTAAATGAGAgacaattttaaatatttgtatatactTGTATATTTCAAAACTCAATTTGTAAGATTGCAGgattatttaaagctgcagtccgtgatttttcctctttgtcgccacctcttgtttgaaacctgcaattgcagtcatatgcggaacagttatctgtacgtgcgttgtgcctcggcacagctcgtcagcgcggatgaatctaatgcttgctgtcagtcacagaTTCAACATCTTGAAAGTGTGATCAATATAATTTATAACTTttaagaattttcaccggaaaatatctgaataagtaacatgtctgccactttacaataaatcacgctgccaatgatgattaaatctaacgatcgcttagctcagatcatgccaaaccatgcaaattattattactgttatattgttctcaaattgttattgttaataaCATCAGGACTGCGTGactgtatttagtgtgtattagatTTCAGTTTCTGAATCGAACTAAGATTTGAACACTGGGTGATTACGTACTTGctcaaattgattttggatcttttttaaccaaaaaaaagttacggactgcagctttaaacacACAAGTTATTGTGGAACCAAAATAGTGTACATGTGAACATCATCATATTgatgttgataaaaaaaaaagtcaatgcaGATTAATATTTTTGGTTTAAATTACACCATCAACAAGCGAAAAATACTATGTATTAAAATGTCACATCACTATTttcatccacctatttttatgctcCGAAGCGGTATTCAAGATCTGAGAGTGGGGTTAGTGTGCATTAAGGGCACTGCACCTTGGCATTTTTAAGACATGGGACAGTCTTGCGCACTTACTTTCTAAGTGGCCAAAACCGCAAGTGTGACTATTTGGACAGGGTAtaagtctgtcatcagaatgatttggttcAGTTCCCTCCCAGAAGCATCTCAAGTTTTTCTTACATACTGCGTTTCTGTGATTTTATCATTGGTCATTGTTATTATTGATAATTTCACCTTTAAATATAGCATTTAATGTATGAGAGCAGTGAGATgatgtgcacaaaaaaaaaaaaaaaaaaaaaaaaaaaaaaagccaaatacacatttatcatttaattttaatgaatgtttaaggGTCAAGGAACAGAAAGTACATCTTTTTTTCCATTACATTTGCCAATACAACACTGAGAACTTATTTCCTGTTCACATTAATGATTAAAAGGCACTAGCAGGTAATAAACATGTTGCTTGTTGCTACTTGGACATCTTGAACTACAAGTGTGACAAACTATGTTACAGCAGTtgaatatgatatttttagaaATGAAACATTAAACcgaataaaaacaacataatgCACAAACGCTCATGCTAATGGAACATCTTTGCAAACAGATGCTATAATTAAAAATCTGCTTAGACAGTCTCCtctgaagagaaaacatgaaACTGGACAAACACATACTCACTGACAGTGTCTTAATGTGAATTTGGTCACATTTAAAGAGATATTAGCCAAAGACATTTCGGGGGTGACACATATAAATGTAAATCATGACTAATTAGTGCAAAGAATTCACTATTCTCTTGTTTCAGAGCGGAACATTGAGATGACTAAAGTAAAATTTTGCATAGCAGGAAAAATATCCTTTGTACATTCATTGTCAAAATCCACAGGCTCAGCATTACATAACAGAACCAGActgataaaaacaaaacaaaaaaaaaaccccacacaTAACATTAAAGCACAATTAAATATGATGTCCAGTAGTGTGGCAAGATTCAGAAATTGCAATGCGTCACAGAGTCAAATTGTAGTGCTTGACATAATAAAAAAACGTAAAAACGTACTATAATAAAAACGTATCAGGGGATTCCCATCCCTGATAACTGAAACACAGAAGTACAATGGAAAAGTCTGCAGGAGACAAGGAAGCATGTCTATTACGATTTAAAGCGATTCTGTGGTAGAGTGGAACTGAATGGACAATTAGCAGACTTTACTAACTACAAAATTACTCTGAACATTGAAAACAGGGCTGATCCTTAATGACTGTAATTACATAAAACTACATGTAGAAAGCTCAAATTACATTTCAGCTTCTGTCCAAACTGAATCGGCAGCCTATGAGCCAAGGTATAGTTTGCTACACGTTAGGAGCAACAATTGATGCAATGTGCATCAACCTCTTTAAAAACAACTAGACGCACATTTGACTTTGTAGTCATACGTAGTTACCACATGTACTATGTGATAAGTCATTGAGGTTTCTGAGACTTTAACATCCGAAACCTCCAAAACACAGAAAAGATGAAAACATCAGAGCCTCACTGTCAAGAAAAATGGGAAAAAACTGAACCTTCAGGGGCATCacagcttgtcactggggcagtaccctcAAAGGGAAAAGATAGTACATTAACGTACTACTACGCACCATTTAGTGGTAGATAGAGTAGTAACGTGTACCCTTAAAGTAACAATGAACTTTCTAGGGGTACTATGAGACTTTAGGGGCAATGTTGCCAATTGCTTTCAGTTGAAAGTAGCTATAACTGGTCACTAATGTCACTGGATGACATCATACTGGAGAGTCCACcgatttatataataataataataataataataataataagtggGCAAGGAGAATCAAGAAAAGGTTTGTCCAAGAAGTTGCTAGATTTGTTGCTAggcttttgaaaaaaagtctcaaaGGGATGGGCAACTTGCTAATTCTAGCGACAAAAATCCCTAATAAGCAGCATTGTTTAGGGGTAACAagcagagtttagttccaacaCTAATCAGACACACCTGAGcaaatcaaggtcttcaggatgtGCTGAAGCTGGTTGAAACCTTGAAGCCATAAGCCTTGAAGCACAGTGTATCCCTGACCAAGAGCAGGGTTGAAAAATCTCTGCTTTAAGGGTATTTCCTCAGAGACAAGCTGTTGTACCCCTAAATATACAATtcttgcacatttttttttgtctgagaGTGAGACTTACTTACTGGGCAGAGTgttctttatttattcattttttattttttggcatttttgccTTTAATGAGATAGGATAGTATAGAACAGGGGtgtagagtttagctccaaaaaacaaccccaattaaacagacctgaaccagctaatcaaggtcttactaggcatactagaaacttccaggcaggaaTATTGAGGCAatttggagctaaactctgcgggacactggccctccaggaccgagtttggacacccctggtatAGAGAACTGACAGGATGTGAAATGGGAGAGAAAGGGGGACAGGATTGGGAAAGGTGAAAGACAGCTGGGACTTGAACTTGCCCAAAGCGCAAAAGCGCTACCTGTTGGAGCACTGCCCCTGAGGTTATTGGCTCCGACAGGACTCTTTCTTTTGAGAGACTTGTCATGCCTTGTCTTTTTCGTGGTTCCAAAGTTTCAAAGAATCAGAAGAACATTCCCCTGGACTTGAGTTTCAGAACCTCTGCAGCCAGCTGTTGTGCATCTTTCAGCTGTGGGAACATTTCCATAACTTTGTTTACGTGATGCGGGTTAAAAATTGCATGAAGCTTCTTCCTCACCTCCTCTCTTTCTTCCTGGAAAGCGTTGGACTGTGGCACAGCTGAGTGCTGCTGGCTTGCGTAGGCATTAGGAGACCTGTGCGAGCTAGGGCAGGGTAAAGGTTCGGGTAAACTGCTTGCCTGTGGAAAGTAGAGAGGGTATGACCAAGCAGGAAGACTGTAACTATGGACAGGGTTGGGCAGAGGCAGGGAACTATAGGCATTATAGTTGGGCTGAAAGTTTGTGAAAGGACTCATGTTGGACTGGTAGCGCTGGTCACCTGCAGGTGCGGAAGGGATACCGGATAATTGTGGATGACTCAATCTCATCCTGTGCAAGTCGTCAGTGCTCTGGGATGACTCTGAAAACATTTCATAGGATCCAAGCCCAGAGTCGGAACTGAAAATGGACGAAGGGTTAGTTGAGAATGGTGCTTGCAGACTGGTTCTGTCAGCCACTGTGGCTGTATTTAAGGGTTTTTTCATGGACAAAATGTCATCCCAGTAATTGAGCATGACATCCCTGCTGTCAGAGCTCTCGGCCTCCAATTTGAGCTTCTGTTCAAGTTCTTGCTCCAAAGAGGGAGAGCCGGACCCAAACCCGGGGTCATTTCTTGGGTAAATGCCTCTACCAGTTATTCTGCTGTCCTCTTTAGAACCAGATAGTCTGGCATTCTCTCGAAGCTCATCGGCTAGAGAGCGCTGTGACTGGTTAGTGCGCTCTGGGTGGTAGAACTTACACTTGATCCCATATGTGCACTTTTTTCCTGAAGAGTAAAAAGACAAATATGTTGTAAGGTCTATTTCAGGGATCTTCAAATCCAACCCTGGATCAACTGACAGCCCTAGTATGTGACCTAACCCTATATCAGAGGTCTTCAGTCCAGCTCCTGGACACCCTccgccctgcagagtttagctccaaccctaatcaaagaCGCCTAAGCAAGATAATCAAGGGCTTCAGAGTTACAAGAAAATTACAGGTAGGTGAGTTTGAGTTAAACTCTGCAGAGCAGTGGCCCTCCATGGCCGGATTCGAGGAACCCTGGATCTTCCATTCATTCACTTTGTATGTTGATATATAGGACAGAGGTCtataccctaaccctaaccttcAGTCTTGCTCCTGGAGATCCACTGTCCAGAATAGCTTATATTCAACCTGCTCCAACACCTGCTTTTGATTTTCAAacaatcctgaagaccttgattcaAGTGTGTCTGAATAAagttagagctaaactctgcaggacggAGGGTCTCCAGGAGCTGGAATAAGGACCTCTGATATAGGGTTAGGTCAAATACCAGGGCTgtcaattgattaaaaatgtaatgaattaattacataaaatgcatatttagCTTTCTTTTAGTGTGAAATACAGCCGTTTTTGCATGTAAAGAATCTGCAAATTTACAAAACACAAAGTCCACACTATAAGGTGGTTAAtctatccaaaaaaaaaaaaaaaaaaaaaaaaaatcacaacagaccaatcagagcagaccAGGTTTTAAAGAGACAGACCTTCAGGCAGAGAAAATAGGTGTTGCAGAAATGCACAGTATGAGAAATATAATGTGTTTGATTAACTTATGTAAATGTATTCTAGCAgaccccaaaaataaaattattaacttttaaaaagagcATAATATGGGcaatttaatcaatttaattgtCATCAATCAGTCTAAGAAAAGCCCTCCAACTGAAAAAATTCAAAAGACATTGTATTACTGTGGCAGATGAAAGCGCTGAATAGACTTTACAAGTTGTATTAGAGGTcaatactgtatgttgtttgttttgtttctttatcaTTGAATAAAAGATTAATCACTGGCCAACAGGCTGTTATATTTACCTGGAAAATCccttattatgaaatatatggGATGAGTCGTTGGGCATTGATTGATGACATCCATTTTTTTATTGGACTAtactttttataattaattgcaCACAACTGATACATTGACCTGACAGCCCTGGAAATGTATTTTAGTTAGTGGTTTGTGGTTAATAATAGGATTACAGGATTATTAGTGATAGATGGTGAAATACTTACCATAAGGACAGAGTTGGCGCTTGTGGTCAAGCGACGCTGTAATTTTTTTCCTAAGGAAATTATCCAAGTTGGGTCCATGACGGCCGAGTGGGTCATCAGGTGGCATGAACCTGTGCAAGATGGAGGGATGATGGTTAGACTAATGGATGGGAATGAGGAGGTATTACCAAAAGCATTGGAAGATTGATGAATTAACATACTTGTCATTAACAAAGGAGTACATAAGCAATCTCTCCTCAATGCAACGCTTCCACTCTGGACGTTCACTCTGCAGGTCACGATAGGTGTCATTGGACACTATGATGCCATCCAGGTCATGAGCTAACTTGACAATAAAGCGATCATCATAGCAGACCACACGCTTTCCTCCGATCCTTCGTGAAGGTGTAAACACCAGAAACTTCTTCCTTTCCAGCTCTTCCAAAATATGCTGATCTGGAAATAAAGAcacactttttacatttttcattgtcTTTGTGGACAAATTTTAAGAATGGAGACCAGTGATGTAGTTCCCAAGTCTGGACAAGACCAGACACAGATTAAGTCCATCTCAAGACCATATTTTCTAGAAGTTCGATCAGGTCCAGGCCAAGTACAAATGTTGAAAAAACTTGAGATGGACTTGAGTCCGAGTCCAGTCTTGCCTATGATACTGAATCTCTACATTACACATACAAAACAAATGGCTATTTCCCCACATTACCATTTAATATCAAGCAAAAGAGACTATCAAATGCTGCTTTGGGGAAGTGGTAAACTATATGATCCCAAATAACACAGGCTATTAGATGTGAAACAGGAAAGAGGCTTGCAGCTCTAGACTCGATTAAAGATTCACAGTCAAACTGTGGGCAATAAGGAAAATGCTTGAACTTCCTGGTGGGGAATTCCCAGTGAGACCTGCAGGAAACTTAACTCTTCCTTATTATTCTGGTTTTGTTATTACTGTTCTAGCTTGAATTGACTTAAGGAATCTGAGCAGGGGCGTTCACAACAGAAGAGAGACAGTCCAGGGACATAAACAAGTGAGATTATCATCAATACATCAACAACTAAGGGCTGTTAAACTACACATGAACATTTCTAGTCCTAAAACAAAGGTCATCATGTTGTACTAGTGCCAGATGTAACAAAGGACTGTTTTGCAACAAACTAATGAacagaaaattattattttacaaaatgctGCAATAGTTGAAAATacatatcatttattatttacattaactGTCTAAACAAACCAATACATTTTGTTTGATTATTGCTTCAGTTCACTTCTGTATTTTTTCCCTCTTGCTTTTTCAGCATACGTTTCAGCATAAATTAACAAACAATTAGTGAggtttatgcttaaaaaaaaaaaaagagaaaaaaaaagaaaaactgccaGTGGATAATATAAATAATCTTAATTCAAGCTAACTTAATTGAAGACATACTGTCTAAATGTCTGAAAGTACATTCCCCTTACTGACTgaaaacttactgaccccaaacttttagtCTGTAATCAGATGGGTGTTTTTGCTTTTCTGAGAAACCAGTCTGTGATGACTCATTTTTACCAAAAGTGCTGAGGGAGTGTCTCTACCTGAAATAGGTACATCAGGCCTGGGCTGCTCTTTTCTCCAGGAAGGCACAAACACAGTGATATTTTTGTGTCCTCGGTCAAGGAAGTAGTTGACTGCCAGCTCAATCCCTCGGCATGAAAACACTTCCTTGTTCCCATGACtgaaagagagatagagagatgacattAGTTTGGCAAATGAGtaaatcattaaatatgcatgtCTAAAACTGTTGGTCTGCGAATACATGTTAGAGGCCCTCGGTGGTTAGGTCACATGTTGCTGCTTTTTTAGCATCTTGCATCATGGATGTCACGTTTCACCATGCCATGTCAAGTTAAAACATTTTCACAAGTGTCTTTACGtcctgtgtgtgtatatatgtatattgcTGCTGTTGATCATTGCcatgtatatctatctatctaggtTGGGTTCATACAGTCAGATGG
The Chanodichthys erythropterus isolate Z2021 chromosome 2, ASM2448905v1, whole genome shotgun sequence DNA segment above includes these coding regions:
- the LOC137029780 gene encoding endoribonuclease ZC3H12A isoform X2 translates to MQSRCYHQPTGLGQDRTDHLDLQMKVDFFRKLGYSPEEVKAALRKLGFGTDTNAVLGELVRSGAKAMPSSSSDSDDGGFSLPHRAGSSSRGQGSTLEDNGEPESDLKPIVIDGSNVAMSHGNKEVFSCRGIELAVNYFLDRGHKNITVFVPSWRKEQPRPDVPISDQHILEELERKKFLVFTPSRRIGGKRVVCYDDRFIVKLAHDLDGIIVSNDTYRDLQSERPEWKRCIEERLLMYSFVNDKFMPPDDPLGRHGPNLDNFLRKKITASLDHKRQLCPYGKKCTYGIKCKFYHPERTNQSQRSLADELRENARLSGSKEDSRITGRGIYPRNDPGFGSGSPSLEQELEQKLKLEAESSDSRDVMLNYWDDILSMKKPLNTATVADRTSLQAPFSTNPSSIFSSDSGLGSYEMFSESSQSTDDLHRMRLSHPQLSGIPSAPAGDQRYQSNMSPFTNFQPNYNAYSSLPLPNPVHSYSLPAWSYPLYFPQASSLPEPLPCPSSHRSPNAYASQQHSAVPQSNAFQEEREEVRKKLHAIFNPHHVNKVMEMFPQLKDAQQLAAEVLKLKSRGMFF
- the LOC137029780 gene encoding ribonuclease ZC3H12A isoform X1; translated protein: MNWYCLSLSDSLEMDLKTFSASLKYIFNCTHTSLPKTYQERQKILIQEQEKHVRAAYGRHKSSCTENPQSITHPTDGRMQSRCYHQPTGLGQDRTDHLDLQMKVDFFRKLGYSPEEVKAALRKLGFGTDTNAVLGELVRSGAKAMPSSSSDSDDGGFSLPHRAGSSSRGQGSTLEDNGEPESDLKPIVIDGSNVAMSHGNKEVFSCRGIELAVNYFLDRGHKNITVFVPSWRKEQPRPDVPISDQHILEELERKKFLVFTPSRRIGGKRVVCYDDRFIVKLAHDLDGIIVSNDTYRDLQSERPEWKRCIEERLLMYSFVNDKFMPPDDPLGRHGPNLDNFLRKKITASLDHKRQLCPYGKKCTYGIKCKFYHPERTNQSQRSLADELRENARLSGSKEDSRITGRGIYPRNDPGFGSGSPSLEQELEQKLKLEAESSDSRDVMLNYWDDILSMKKPLNTATVADRTSLQAPFSTNPSSIFSSDSGLGSYEMFSESSQSTDDLHRMRLSHPQLSGIPSAPAGDQRYQSNMSPFTNFQPNYNAYSSLPLPNPVHSYSLPAWSYPLYFPQASSLPEPLPCPSSHRSPNAYASQQHSAVPQSNAFQEEREEVRKKLHAIFNPHHVNKVMEMFPQLKDAQQLAAEVLKLKSRGMFF